A region of Paenibacillus sp. 37 DNA encodes the following proteins:
- a CDS encoding M16 family metallopeptidase, whose protein sequence is MNSIVNIAPVRRRLSNGLSVHIFPEPQFHHTFVSWSVSYGSIHDAALPGRAHFLEHMMFYNPDQRPVKPLFHTLGASTSALTRYDVTTYQMACTGDLKRSLELFTGMLATPYFTPMHLEQERSAIHQELSMYADQPSWRALQQLTQMMYGSNHPITMDVAGTPDSLYQMTTDELNHAYNTRYDTGRMAVAVAGPVEAEFIVDMLEQFPAKESLNDAYLPEVTLDYLGEDSNKQYREIECGLSLPLVRYGFRAEDGMQLKEQIACMIGIEALLGETSDFYAECMELGLLHKGAEWDHYYRKEFAFSNACGYSADPVSLYNRVEEMCEHIQNGTLSLSNFNYARMKWLSKYYADMDSLKQRCMHVSEYEVIGLDYMQLGTYALELTVEEVRSGLRTIATSARLRMVVIR, encoded by the coding sequence TGGTCTGTCGGTCCACATTTTCCCCGAACCCCAGTTCCATCATACTTTTGTTTCGTGGTCCGTGTCCTATGGCTCAATCCATGATGCAGCCCTGCCTGGCAGAGCGCATTTCCTTGAGCATATGATGTTCTACAATCCGGATCAACGACCCGTCAAGCCGCTATTTCATACTCTGGGAGCTTCGACATCTGCATTGACACGTTACGATGTAACAACTTATCAAATGGCCTGCACAGGCGATTTGAAACGAAGTCTGGAGTTGTTCACCGGCATGCTAGCTACTCCATATTTCACCCCGATGCATCTGGAACAGGAACGGTCCGCCATTCATCAGGAGCTGTCCATGTATGCAGACCAGCCCTCCTGGAGAGCTTTGCAGCAGTTGACTCAGATGATGTATGGCAGCAATCACCCCATCACAATGGATGTTGCAGGTACACCGGATAGTCTGTATCAAATGACAACGGATGAGCTGAATCATGCTTACAATACTCGCTATGACACAGGAAGAATGGCAGTAGCGGTAGCGGGTCCGGTTGAAGCGGAGTTCATTGTGGACATGCTGGAACAATTCCCTGCAAAAGAATCACTGAATGATGCCTACCTGCCAGAAGTTACACTCGACTATTTGGGCGAGGACTCCAATAAACAATATCGGGAGATTGAATGCGGATTGTCCTTGCCGCTTGTAAGGTATGGGTTCCGTGCAGAAGATGGGATGCAATTGAAAGAGCAAATCGCTTGCATGATCGGCATTGAAGCTTTACTGGGTGAAACTTCCGATTTCTACGCGGAATGTATGGAGTTGGGTCTGCTTCATAAGGGTGCAGAATGGGACCACTATTATCGTAAGGAATTTGCCTTTTCGAACGCTTGTGGGTATTCAGCAGATCCCGTTTCTTTATATAACCGGGTTGAGGAGATGTGTGAGCATATTCAGAACGGAACGCTGTCCCTATCCAACTTCAACTATGCACGGATGAAGTGGTTAAGCAAGTATTATGCAGACATGGATTCGTTAAAACAGCGATGCATGCACGTCTCCGAATATGAGGTGATTGGACTGGATTATATGCAGCTTGGCACGTATGCACTTGAATTAACAGTAGAAGAGGTTAGGAGTGGTCTTAGAACTATTGCAACGTCTGCTCGTCTGCGGATGGTTGTTATACGTTAG
- a CDS encoding 4'-phosphopantetheinyl transferase family protein, translating into MDSRTGTISSLLAMREQGNDTFTPFSGEPEVHIWTQTLPIREDQLQTATTMESDAMTIDEHERMARISTTSRLQAHCWMISRVFLRRVLAQYMQLQARDIRFEYGTSGKPYLVGGPQFSLSHTNGLCVLAIASSNNAIGIDVEWVRPLIREQAIIQRFLTEEERDYVLEAMCSGEGSSFLLWNILTGKEAWIKASGQSLCGQWRNLNTAQAIYHHEHLLKWAGQKYVLQSLKMGKGYSASLCVTGSQIPLIHWMNMDKNMQSDEGICN; encoded by the coding sequence ATGGATTCCAGAACCGGAACAATCAGCAGCCTTCTGGCAATGAGGGAACAAGGGAATGATACGTTCACGCCATTTTCAGGAGAACCGGAGGTCCACATTTGGACACAGACTTTACCCATAAGGGAGGATCAACTGCAGACAGCGACTACCATGGAATCCGATGCAATGACTATAGACGAACATGAACGTATGGCTAGAATCAGTACAACCTCACGTCTACAGGCTCATTGCTGGATGATTTCAAGGGTTTTCTTGCGAAGAGTGCTGGCACAGTACATGCAGCTTCAGGCAAGGGATATTCGATTTGAATACGGCACTTCCGGAAAGCCTTATCTCGTGGGAGGTCCGCAATTCAGCCTTTCGCATACGAATGGGCTGTGTGTACTGGCGATTGCATCCAGTAACAACGCAATTGGCATAGATGTCGAATGGGTACGCCCACTGATAAGAGAGCAGGCCATCATCCAACGTTTCCTGACGGAAGAGGAACGGGATTATGTGCTGGAAGCCATGTGTTCCGGGGAAGGTTCTTCTTTTTTGCTGTGGAACATTCTTACAGGCAAGGAGGCCTGGATCAAGGCTTCCGGTCAATCTTTATGTGGGCAGTGGAGGAATCTGAATACGGCACAAGCTATATATCATCATGAACATTTGCTGAAATGGGCCGGACAGAAGTATGTGTTGCAGTCTCTGAAAATGGGCAAAGGCTACTCCGCGTCATTATGCGTGACAGGGAGCCAAATACCACTCATTCACTGGATGAATATGGATAAAAATATGCAAAGCGATGAGGGGATCTGTAATTAA
- a CDS encoding S9 family peptidase — protein sequence MIQFPKPDVEQYFQTYRISHFAVSADEKRLFMDSNLNGQPNIWAMDLPGGYPYPLTYLNQSSQFIKADPQGRHLLTAFDRDGDENYHLYALPPEGGVPLPVVPAEPNDRCYFAELSEDGQRLYYVTSAGNPNYLNSRRIDLETGEDELLYSGEEVTSSLVAVSPDEKSYVILKMYSNTYQTAHLYRNDEEMVILPASERHSQVSDLIFADDNRLLFITNDDSAYSYVAEYRIDTREFRLVCQIEGEDVEFIRWHKASQTLYFWTLTGPENRMYVLGKNAAEPRSVEMPLDTIEQVNVTKAGNVYILGRGAIQPHNIYRQMADAESWEPLTANRVTGLDLSDLVYPDVIRYNSYDGLEIEALLFKAKPEQANGYTVFWPHGGPQASEAKFFRPMFQMKLAQGYHIFAPNFRGSTGYGAEFVKLVERDWGEGPRLDCVAGINWLFDQGITSPERLFVVGGSYGGYMTLLLAGRHPELFRAAVDIFGPSNLFTFLESVPEDWKPMMDNWLGDPVRDRERLTKDSPITYLDQMVNPMLVIQGANDPRVVKAESDQIVAALQSKGIDVEYIVLDDEGHGFSRKTNEILVYRRMLEFLQKHQESPVAQA from the coding sequence ATGATTCAGTTCCCTAAACCGGATGTCGAGCAATATTTTCAGACGTACCGCATTTCGCATTTTGCCGTATCGGCAGACGAGAAACGTTTGTTCATGGACAGTAACCTGAACGGTCAGCCGAATATTTGGGCGATGGATTTGCCTGGAGGATACCCGTATCCTTTAACATACTTGAATCAGAGCAGTCAATTTATCAAGGCAGACCCGCAAGGACGTCATCTGCTTACCGCGTTTGATCGGGATGGAGATGAGAACTATCATCTGTATGCACTCCCACCCGAGGGTGGTGTTCCACTGCCTGTGGTTCCGGCGGAACCAAATGATCGCTGTTATTTCGCTGAGTTGTCCGAGGATGGACAGCGTCTCTATTATGTCACCAGCGCGGGTAATCCGAATTATCTGAATTCACGCCGCATCGATCTGGAGACAGGTGAAGATGAACTGTTATACAGTGGAGAAGAGGTTACGAGCAGCCTGGTTGCCGTAAGTCCTGACGAGAAGAGTTATGTCATTCTCAAAATGTACTCGAATACGTATCAGACGGCGCATCTGTATCGTAACGATGAAGAAATGGTAATTCTGCCTGCCTCAGAACGTCATAGTCAGGTATCCGATTTGATTTTTGCAGATGATAATCGCCTTCTGTTCATTACCAATGACGACTCGGCATATTCCTATGTGGCTGAATATCGCATCGATACCCGTGAATTCCGTCTAGTGTGCCAAATCGAAGGGGAAGACGTAGAGTTTATCCGCTGGCATAAGGCTTCCCAGACCTTATATTTCTGGACACTTACAGGACCGGAAAATCGTATGTACGTATTGGGCAAAAATGCCGCCGAGCCTCGGAGCGTAGAGATGCCGCTGGATACGATAGAGCAGGTCAACGTTACCAAGGCTGGTAATGTGTATATCCTCGGACGTGGAGCGATCCAACCGCATAACATATATCGCCAAATGGCAGATGCAGAGTCCTGGGAGCCGCTGACCGCCAATCGGGTAACGGGACTTGACCTAAGTGATCTCGTGTATCCTGATGTTATTCGGTATAACTCCTACGACGGACTGGAGATCGAAGCGCTCTTGTTCAAAGCAAAGCCGGAGCAGGCCAATGGTTATACGGTTTTCTGGCCACATGGAGGGCCGCAAGCCTCGGAAGCGAAGTTCTTCCGGCCGATGTTCCAGATGAAGCTCGCTCAGGGCTATCATATCTTTGCACCGAATTTCCGGGGCAGTACCGGATATGGTGCGGAATTCGTTAAATTGGTTGAGAGAGATTGGGGCGAAGGGCCAAGGCTGGACTGTGTTGCCGGGATCAACTGGCTGTTTGATCAGGGTATTACCTCGCCAGAGCGGTTGTTTGTGGTAGGTGGAAGCTATGGGGGATATATGACCCTGTTATTGGCAGGGCGCCATCCGGAGCTGTTCCGGGCTGCGGTCGATATTTTTGGGCCGAGCAATCTGTTCACGTTCCTGGAATCCGTACCGGAAGACTGGAAGCCAATGATGGATAACTGGCTGGGTGATCCGGTCCGTGACCGTGAACGTTTAACGAAGGATTCACCGATTACGTATCTCGATCAGATGGTTAACCCGATGCTGGTCATTCAGGGTGCCAATGATCCAAGGGTCGTGAAGGCCGAATCCGATCAGATCGTGGCTGCGCTCCAGTCGAAGGGAATTGATGTGGAATACATCGTTCTGGATGATGAGGGGCATGGTTTCTCCAGAAAGACTAACGAGATTCTCGTATATCGCAGGATGCTGGAGTTTTTGCAGAAACATCAGGAGTCACCCGTCGCACAAGCCTAA
- a CDS encoding phosphotransferase family protein, translating into MTTRIYFGSNQLGEVAAISLQDALNELELGSLEDYQRTDKGVMGQTLLIRTSLGEYILKGNPLYAGQLQEEKFFVEQLAKHTSIPVPDPYLLQEDTELLGWSYAIMPRLPGNHLYDPVFQASLSQQDQEEIACMLAHTLAELHRWKVPDAGEYDPVAQQIVSFAGDYLDWLYGTIRHWLHDAEQYSVITDEDVRWVDDQFKNAEPAFRSRAVPCFVMGDFKVENILIQNSNDLSSGWQISGLFDFTTAYFGDGTADLTKISTRYVREGQPELAAQFLRCYRDLVCAADVEKCQHFRTRLSMHLLYQRILWWGEAKATGQVTWAADLPFAQWAQQSINSIVALLD; encoded by the coding sequence ATGACAACCCGTATCTATTTTGGTTCCAATCAACTTGGCGAAGTGGCTGCCATTTCATTGCAGGACGCGCTGAATGAACTTGAACTGGGAAGCCTTGAAGACTATCAACGAACGGATAAAGGGGTTATGGGGCAGACCTTGCTCATTCGAACTTCCCTTGGAGAGTATATTCTGAAAGGCAATCCTTTATATGCAGGACAGTTACAGGAAGAAAAGTTCTTTGTAGAACAACTGGCGAAACATACGTCCATTCCTGTCCCTGACCCCTATTTATTACAGGAAGATACCGAACTTCTGGGCTGGAGTTATGCCATCATGCCGCGCCTGCCCGGGAATCACCTGTATGATCCGGTATTCCAGGCTTCACTGTCACAGCAGGATCAGGAAGAGATCGCCTGTATGCTTGCCCATACTTTGGCTGAGCTGCACCGCTGGAAGGTGCCTGACGCCGGGGAATATGATCCTGTAGCGCAGCAGATTGTTTCCTTTGCAGGCGATTATCTGGACTGGTTGTACGGAACCATTCGCCACTGGTTACATGATGCTGAACAATACTCCGTAATTACGGATGAAGATGTTCGGTGGGTGGACGATCAATTCAAGAATGCTGAACCGGCATTTCGGTCCAGAGCTGTTCCGTGTTTTGTCATGGGAGACTTCAAGGTCGAGAATATTCTGATTCAAAATTCCAATGACCTTTCTTCAGGGTGGCAGATTAGTGGTTTGTTCGATTTTACAACGGCCTATTTCGGAGACGGAACAGCCGACCTAACCAAAATATCCACCAGGTATGTTCGTGAGGGGCAACCAGAACTGGCCGCACAGTTCCTTCGCTGCTACCGGGATCTGGTCTGTGCAGCAGATGTGGAGAAATGCCAACACTTCCGCACACGTCTCAGCATGCATCTGCTCTATCAACGTATCTTGTGGTGGGGGGAAGCCAAAGCGACAGGACAAGTGACGTGGGCAGCCGACCTGCCTTTTGCACAGTGGGCGCAGCAGTCCATTAATTCGATTGTCGCATTGCTAGATTAG
- a CDS encoding SMI1/KNR4 family protein has translation MERELLEQINLWHEQDQFSLIIERIERIPVLERDYDLIGQLARAYNNDARYREAIQQLLSVEEQGVNDPLWHYRLGYAYCYIADYEQALLAFERANELQPHDESTLEFLSQIRPFTKKMRRDRQRHEEQVTAWEQRGTLNHLRAASGTYDPVTFWKQSDYARDNHVSAPFDEDMIVSLEHEFGYKLPASYIQLMHTQNGGIPARTVFPTEEATSWAVDHIEISSILGIGRDKMYSLGGEFGSRFMIEDWGYPDLGIVICDCPSAGHDVVMLDYRFCGPEGEPCVVHVDQENDYEITYLAPNFEAFIRGLVDEDWYDLSDEENED, from the coding sequence ATGGAAAGAGAACTGCTGGAACAAATCAACTTGTGGCATGAGCAGGACCAATTCAGTCTCATTATTGAACGTATCGAGCGTATCCCCGTCTTAGAACGGGATTATGATCTGATTGGTCAACTCGCCAGAGCCTATAACAATGACGCACGTTACCGCGAAGCCATTCAACAACTGTTGTCTGTCGAGGAGCAAGGGGTAAACGACCCGCTGTGGCATTATCGCTTAGGGTACGCGTACTGTTATATCGCCGACTATGAACAAGCACTATTGGCGTTTGAGAGAGCTAACGAACTTCAGCCTCATGATGAATCAACCCTTGAATTTCTAAGTCAGATTCGACCTTTTACCAAGAAGATGCGACGGGATCGACAACGCCATGAAGAACAAGTGACAGCATGGGAGCAGCGTGGCACGTTGAACCATCTTCGTGCTGCTTCAGGAACGTACGACCCAGTGACATTCTGGAAGCAGAGTGATTATGCACGGGATAACCATGTGTCGGCCCCCTTTGACGAAGACATGATTGTATCTCTTGAACACGAATTTGGTTACAAGCTCCCTGCCTCCTATATTCAGCTTATGCATACCCAAAATGGTGGAATCCCTGCACGAACGGTGTTCCCAACCGAAGAAGCAACCTCCTGGGCTGTGGACCATATTGAGATTTCAAGTATTTTGGGGATCGGCCGGGACAAGATGTATTCCCTTGGAGGAGAGTTTGGGAGTCGGTTCATGATCGAAGATTGGGGATACCCTGACCTGGGGATTGTGATCTGTGATTGTCCATCCGCTGGCCATGATGTCGTTATGCTGGATTATCGTTTCTGTGGTCCTGAAGGCGAACCCTGTGTCGTTCATGTGGATCAGGAAAATGATTATGAGATTACATATCTTGCGCCGAATTTTGAAGCTTTCATCCGTGGATTGGTCGATGAGGATTGGTATGACCTGTCTGACGAAGAGAATGAGGACTAA
- a CDS encoding ribonucleotide-diphosphate reductase subunit beta has product MQVQKIFNTEAPNQSTRIIEGECSGILNWNDIRMPHMYKLYKVLLLNHWIADEIPMSKDASQFAQLDEEEQRTFKINISLLAVLDSMQTMFVGDVKRYFTDSSLEAISAIIGQQEVVHNQSYSYVLSSIVSDREQKEIFEYWKHDPVLLDRNRFIADIYQNFRDEPSPQTFFQAMVADLVLEGIFFYSTFAFFYNLARDQKMMATSQMISYIQRDENQHCYFFAEVYKQLLVDFPELNTPENMEYVYTTINRAVELETNWAHYTLSNVRGIDLNELEDYIKYIANKRLRLMGMEKAYEGVDVNCMPWIKPFSDEALNATKTDFFEAKSRNYGKVGDDNGFDDL; this is encoded by the coding sequence ATGCAAGTACAGAAAATTTTCAATACCGAAGCCCCTAACCAATCAACCCGTATTATTGAAGGTGAATGCTCCGGTATCCTGAACTGGAACGACATTCGCATGCCACATATGTACAAATTGTACAAAGTACTGCTACTTAACCACTGGATCGCAGACGAGATTCCCATGTCCAAAGATGCTTCCCAGTTTGCCCAATTAGACGAGGAAGAGCAACGTACGTTTAAAATCAACATCTCTCTGCTCGCGGTACTTGATTCCATGCAGACGATGTTTGTGGGTGACGTAAAACGTTACTTTACCGATTCTTCACTCGAAGCGATCTCGGCCATTATCGGACAACAGGAAGTTGTTCATAACCAATCGTACTCTTACGTACTCTCTTCCATCGTATCGGATCGGGAGCAAAAGGAAATTTTCGAATACTGGAAACATGATCCGGTACTGCTTGACCGTAACCGTTTCATCGCTGATATCTATCAGAACTTCCGGGACGAGCCGTCTCCACAGACGTTTTTCCAGGCTATGGTAGCCGATCTGGTACTTGAAGGAATCTTCTTCTATAGTACGTTTGCCTTCTTCTACAACCTGGCCCGTGACCAGAAAATGATGGCAACCAGCCAGATGATCTCGTATATCCAACGGGATGAAAACCAACACTGTTACTTCTTCGCCGAAGTGTACAAACAGTTGCTGGTAGACTTCCCTGAACTGAACACACCTGAGAACATGGAGTATGTATACACAACTATTAATCGTGCGGTTGAGCTCGAAACCAACTGGGCACATTACACGCTCAGCAACGTACGCGGCATTGACCTGAACGAGCTGGAAGATTACATCAAGTACATCGCCAACAAACGTCTGCGTCTGATGGGTATGGAAAAAGCATATGAAGGTGTGGATGTAAACTGCATGCCTTGGATCAAACCATTCTCCGATGAAGCACTGAATGCAACCAAAACAGACTTCTTCGAAGCCAAATCCCGTAACTACGGTAAAGTTGGGGACGATAACGGATTTGACGATTTGTAA
- a CDS encoding ribonucleoside-diphosphate reductase subunit alpha, whose product MPQVVTKPNNRQLAFDEMRISVYADRNLEGLETLDKERLVRGVNSKLRRDEVTGDEISNAFIMSALELVTKEEPDWKFSAARALLTSLYKKAATNRRYKSYPDEPYGAFHPLLVDLVKKGIYREELLECYTKEQIDELAECIDYRNDLLFDYIGLLTLAERYLAHDFEGKVMELPQERYMVIAMFLMHQEPAEKRMDLVKEAYWAMSNMYMTAATPTMSNAGKKVAGQLSSCFIDTVDDSLEGIFDSNTDVARLSKMGGGIGVYLGKVRARGSDIRGHQNTSSGVIPWIRQLNNTAVSVDQLGTRKGAIAVYLDVFHKDILAFLDLKLNNGDERMRAHDVFHGICLPDLFMERVSTRGEWSLFCPHETKKVMGWKDENGRALGLEDFYDESFGEGAFRDKYEEAVNHPLLSRITVQAIDIMKRVLKSQLETGTPYMFYRDTVNRSNPNRAHGMVYSSNLCTEIMQNQSATVIEKEELVTKDGQTRIVISKVPGDFVVCNLNSIHLARAIPHNVLERLVPIQVRMLDNVIDINNIEVLQAQYTNSQYRAVGLGTFGLHHLLALEGIHWESDEAVAYNDNLYEKINYLLVKSSMELSKEKGHYPKFKGSDWESGHYFDQREYTSGERAGEFVTTEQWKELQAEVRQNGVRNAWLFAIAPNGSTSIIAGSTASIDPLYELLSYEEKTTYKIANPAPDLSEKTSPYYQTAFQVDQHASINMAAARQRHVDQGQSFNFYVRPDIKATEFLELHLHAWRAGMKSTYYVRSRALTIEES is encoded by the coding sequence ATGCCACAAGTTGTGACCAAGCCGAACAACCGCCAGCTTGCCTTTGATGAGATGCGTATCTCGGTATATGCCGACCGTAATCTGGAAGGACTGGAGACACTGGACAAGGAACGTCTCGTACGTGGGGTAAACAGCAAACTCCGTCGTGACGAAGTTACCGGGGACGAAATCAGCAACGCTTTTATCATGAGTGCACTGGAACTGGTAACAAAGGAAGAGCCCGACTGGAAATTTTCAGCAGCACGCGCCCTGCTCACTTCCTTGTACAAAAAAGCGGCTACCAACCGCAGATACAAGTCTTACCCGGACGAGCCTTATGGCGCATTCCATCCTCTTCTTGTAGATCTCGTGAAGAAAGGTATCTACCGCGAAGAATTGCTGGAATGTTACACCAAAGAACAGATCGACGAACTTGCTGAGTGCATTGACTACCGCAACGATCTGCTCTTCGATTACATCGGCTTGCTCACACTGGCAGAACGTTACCTCGCTCACGATTTTGAGGGAAAAGTAATGGAATTGCCGCAAGAGCGTTATATGGTTATCGCCATGTTCCTAATGCACCAAGAGCCTGCCGAGAAACGTATGGATCTCGTAAAGGAAGCATATTGGGCAATGAGCAACATGTACATGACTGCAGCTACTCCTACGATGTCCAATGCAGGTAAAAAAGTAGCCGGTCAACTTTCAAGCTGCTTCATTGATACGGTGGACGACTCACTCGAAGGTATCTTCGATTCCAACACGGATGTAGCTCGTCTGAGCAAAATGGGTGGCGGCATCGGCGTTTACCTCGGCAAAGTCAGAGCTCGTGGTTCGGATATCCGTGGTCACCAAAATACAAGTTCCGGTGTAATCCCTTGGATTCGCCAACTAAACAATACAGCAGTCAGCGTAGATCAGCTCGGTACGCGTAAAGGTGCCATTGCCGTCTACCTGGACGTTTTCCACAAAGACATTCTGGCCTTCCTCGATCTGAAGCTGAACAACGGTGACGAGCGTATGCGTGCGCATGACGTATTCCACGGCATCTGTCTGCCTGACTTGTTCATGGAGCGGGTATCCACTCGCGGCGAGTGGAGCCTGTTCTGTCCTCACGAAACAAAGAAAGTGATGGGCTGGAAGGACGAGAATGGTCGTGCACTCGGACTGGAAGATTTCTATGATGAGTCCTTTGGCGAAGGTGCGTTCCGTGATAAATACGAAGAAGCAGTGAATCACCCACTGCTGTCCCGGATTACAGTACAGGCGATTGACATCATGAAGCGTGTACTTAAATCCCAACTGGAGACAGGTACGCCATACATGTTCTACCGGGATACGGTTAACCGCTCAAATCCTAACCGTGCACACGGTATGGTATACTCCTCCAACCTGTGTACCGAAATTATGCAGAACCAGTCTGCCACTGTGATTGAAAAGGAAGAACTCGTAACCAAGGATGGACAAACTCGCATTGTGATTTCCAAAGTGCCTGGCGACTTTGTTGTCTGCAACCTGAACTCCATCCATCTGGCACGTGCTATACCTCATAATGTATTGGAGCGTCTCGTTCCAATTCAGGTGCGCATGCTGGACAACGTTATCGACATTAACAACATTGAAGTGTTGCAAGCCCAATATACCAACAGCCAATATCGCGCAGTCGGTCTGGGAACGTTTGGACTTCACCACCTGCTTGCTCTCGAAGGCATTCATTGGGAGTCTGACGAAGCGGTAGCATATAACGATAATCTGTATGAAAAAATTAACTACCTGCTCGTGAAATCCAGTATGGAGCTGTCCAAAGAAAAAGGACATTATCCGAAATTCAAAGGTTCCGATTGGGAAAGTGGTCACTACTTCGACCAACGCGAGTACACATCAGGTGAGCGCGCAGGCGAGTTCGTGACAACCGAACAGTGGAAAGAACTGCAAGCCGAAGTACGACAAAACGGTGTACGTAATGCCTGGTTGTTCGCCATTGCACCTAATGGTTCCACGTCCATCATTGCCGGCTCAACGGCTAGTATTGATCCGCTCTATGAGCTGTTATCTTATGAAGAGAAAACAACTTACAAAATTGCCAACCCGGCTCCGGATCTGTCCGAAAAAACAAGCCCTTATTACCAAACGGCGTTCCAGGTGGATCAACATGCTTCCATTAATATGGCGGCTGCCCGTCAGCGCCACGTCGATCAGGGACAAAGTTTCAACTTCTACGTTCGACCAGATATTAAAGCAACAGAATTCCTAGAATTGCATCTGCACGCCTGGAGAGCCGGCATGAAATCAACTTATTATGTTCGTAGCCGGGCATTAACGATTGAAGAATCTTGA
- a CDS encoding MTH1187 family thiamine-binding protein: protein MAIAEVTVIPIGTGTTSLSSYVADMQKVLEHQRGITYQLTSMSTIIEGPLNEIFTAIAALHEAPFLSGAQRVSTSVKIDDRRDKPDASSIQKLQSVQDKLTSLQARPN from the coding sequence ATGGCAATAGCAGAAGTGACTGTAATTCCAATCGGAACGGGTACAACCAGTCTAAGCAGTTATGTGGCGGACATGCAAAAGGTATTGGAACATCAACGGGGCATTACATATCAGTTAACTTCCATGAGCACCATTATTGAGGGACCGCTTAACGAGATCTTTACAGCAATTGCGGCTCTGCATGAAGCACCGTTTTTGTCAGGAGCTCAGCGTGTTTCTACATCCGTCAAAATTGACGACCGTCGTGATAAACCGGATGCCTCAAGTATACAGAAGTTACAATCGGTTCAGGATAAACTGACGTCACTTCAGGCAAGGCCTAATTAA
- a CDS encoding PsbP-related protein: MKKLITILALATLLSACGNSETNTTTNSQTTEASKATETVSTEAKATKYTTYSGEGFSFAYPESWKNVDTSQMNAPSIKAAFSDQSSSVTFADNMNLAIEASSTGSINPEEYANNIVDYYTQSGSSIGISDYKKTSYTNKPYKEYSAGVLEGAYKHSSGTDVILVQYLIPTNTELYTMTLTYAKDTYNQDEIKDILDSLCITASLEQTAPTATTGNSSVTASAADFFNELTPYITEDTAFMEQASYDFFGKHNDVFPAITAELSKKVRGLVDSNVTTRHLNKNVANYYNTFVQVNGEVISVEEDSSLGATFSVVHVMDENGNDIIALYPATTGDLLDGDYATVIGAPITNFSFENVGGGYTNATLIGASLVVAD; encoded by the coding sequence ATGAAGAAACTTATTACGATTTTGGCATTAGCCACACTGCTTAGTGCTTGTGGTAATTCAGAAACAAACACAACAACCAATAGCCAAACGACCGAAGCATCCAAGGCAACTGAAACTGTCTCAACAGAAGCAAAAGCTACGAAATACACTACATATAGTGGAGAAGGATTTTCCTTTGCATATCCTGAATCCTGGAAAAACGTAGATACAAGTCAAATGAATGCTCCATCCATTAAAGCTGCCTTTTCAGACCAATCTTCATCAGTCACATTTGCAGATAATATGAATCTGGCGATTGAGGCCAGCTCAACCGGTTCAATTAATCCTGAAGAATACGCCAATAATATAGTGGATTATTACACACAAAGCGGTTCAAGCATCGGCATTTCCGATTATAAAAAAACCAGCTACACAAACAAGCCTTATAAAGAATATAGCGCTGGTGTCTTGGAAGGAGCCTATAAGCATTCCTCGGGTACAGATGTTATCCTTGTGCAGTATCTGATTCCGACCAATACAGAACTCTATACCATGACGTTAACCTACGCCAAGGATACTTATAATCAGGATGAGATCAAAGATATCCTTGATTCCCTATGCATTACTGCTTCTCTGGAGCAAACAGCACCAACTGCAACGACTGGAAATTCATCTGTTACGGCATCAGCTGCGGATTTCTTTAATGAGTTAACTCCGTACATTACAGAAGACACAGCCTTTATGGAGCAGGCATCTTATGATTTCTTTGGTAAACATAACGATGTATTCCCGGCCATTACGGCAGAACTAAGCAAAAAGGTACGGGGGCTCGTTGACTCCAACGTAACGACCCGTCATCTGAATAAAAATGTAGCCAACTATTACAATACTTTCGTACAAGTTAACGGGGAAGTCATTTCCGTTGAAGAAGATAGCTCTCTCGGAGCAACTTTCTCTGTCGTTCATGTCATGGATGAGAACGGAAATGATATTATAGCGTTATATCCTGCAACGACCGGAGATTTGCTTGACGGTGATTATGCCACGGTGATCGGTGCTCCAATTACCAACTTCTCTTTTGAAAATGTTGGCGGTGGTTACACCAACGCCACGTTGATTGGAGCCTCATTGGTAGTTGCAGATTAA